The Tamandua tetradactyla isolate mTamTet1 chromosome 6, mTamTet1.pri, whole genome shotgun sequence genome contains the following window.
TTGGAAACCTAATCAGTTTACCTTTATTTCTTAAGTTGATAACATTTGTTCTGCTTATTTGCAGGCCAAgtattatattttccattttttggtaatAGGCTCTTCAGACAGAATTTCTTTCTGAAAACAACCAAgaactttgaatatttttaaatatttttaaaagcatggaaAAACTGACAAGATAAGAATTATCAGGTCAAAATCCCCGTGAGTTACTCCCTTCTACAACCCCCACCTCTCTTTTATTCCATGCCACTAAGTTGTTGACAAAACTGAGTCAGTTTTTCTGTAGAATGTCCCTAAAAATTCTGTATTtgtctgtttgcttccttttttaagttaatttgtTCTATTCCACATATTTCCTATAAATGGTTCCTAATGGCATTAACATAATTACTTACTTGCATCATCGCACAATAGTTTCAAAGTAATATCAGTATTAGACAAATAATTATAACACAGACCACTGAATAAAGTTTAAGATTTCTTTGTAGCTCTATTTGTTCTTAGACTGCATTTCACTAAGAATGTGTAGTCAATTCTGTCTTCTAATGCAACTTGAaataattcttttctctatatttttgtttCACCTACTTGACATAAGTTAGGTTTATTTGTTTcagttttagttttcatttttcaggGATTGCTTAAGTCAAAATTATGTAACAAAGCATATTGAGAGAAATCTGCTTTTCTGTCCCCTCTGCCCTGTGCCTTTCCTCCTCCACaggtgattattttttttaacttttggttGTTCTTAATAGTACTTCTTTTTGCAAAGTACAAAAATatgaatgtatatatgtatatgttcttATCACCCCCTTTATATATAAAAGGTGGCATTCTAAATATAATGCTCTACATcttggttttttttcttaatatatcttGGTGATCTCTCCATATTAGAACATAGagatctttctctttcatgatacATAGTATGTCATTCAGGAATGTACCATTGTTCATTCGACCAGTCCCCTATTGATGGGAATTTGGGttatttctagtattttgctATCACAAATAGTGCCTCAGTGAATAATTTTGCACTAAGTAATTTCATATTTTTGCCAGTGAATCTTTGAGAAATATTCTTAGGAGTAAGATTtctgaataaaaggaaatttttggaatttttctggCTATTACTAAATTTTTCCCTATAAACTATACCATTTCACAAcaccatcagcaatgtatgaggatGTCTAGTTCTGTGTAGCCTCCTCATAGATGTTGTTATTGAACTTTGGGTTATAGTAATCTCATAGATAGGTAGTATCTTGGTGTAATTTTAAAACACTACCTTCTCATTCTGAAGGCAGTtgtatatctttatattttttaagggccattttaatttttttcttctataactATGTGCTTTACaaatttttctgttgtgttgtggGTCATTTTCCTTCCTCGTATTTAGGATCTTTTTGAATTTTAGAGATGTTAACATTTGTCTTaagttgcaagtatttttttttccagtttgccctttgtcttttgactttatCTATTAtggggctttttgtttttttgatgttCAGACTTTTCCTGTAATTGGATTTACCTTTATTCCCGCCCCCCGCCCCTCCTGCTTCTGGATTTTGAGTCTCGGCTATGGAAGTTTTTCCCACTTCTTGTTTATAAAAGAATtcacccatgttttcttctattatttgtGTTATTTCATGGTTTGTATTTAGACTCCTGGGCTTTTTGGCGTTTATCCTAAAATAGTGTGACTGAAGTACAGAtccaattttatctttttccaaatGTCTATCCAATCTTCCCTGTGCTTTTTCTCACTGATTTGAGATTTGAGTCTGTTTCTGGACTTTCCAtgctgttccattgatctgtctTGTCTAATCATGACCAGTGCCACAATGTTTTAATTATATGTATCCAAATATTTTGCCACTGTAATTTTTTATCAGTACCAGGTAACAACAATTACAGGTCATCTTCATCTAATTCATTGCACCCCCTACACTACCAggtaatatatgtgtgtgaaataATGTACGTTTCAGTGCCTTAAGTAGGTGTTTTTTGGTCCTGTATTAGTGAAAAGAGTGCTCACTCAACCAGGAGTCCAGGACAGACTCAGCTTTTAGTACAACTTAAGCTAGGCACTGTCTCTTGTCTTTTCTCAGCAGTTAGCAAGAAAAAAGACCTAGATGGTCTTCGTGGTCATCAGAGTAGTTTCTGAATCTGGTTAATGTGGTTAATGCTTATCTAGTAAGAGTACCTCTGGTGTGTTAACCTGTGGTATGTAGTTTAGTCTTCCTTTTATTCTCCTGTTCCTTGTTcttttaccatagtcataaaataaactttctttcttAGATTGTGGAGTTTTCTCcaggttttattttgttccagTATTTTCTTGTCtcctgtattttgtttttattaactgCATTTCTTTCTGCTGTTTAAACAAGGGTTGTCACTGTTGAGCTGCTCAGTTACTCCTGACCTCAATGAGGGGGAAATCATCTGCAGTAAACAGGAATTATTTTTCCCTCTGGAAgagaaatttctaaaaaaaaaaaaaagctgcttctCATAGTCTGTTCTTCTGTTGTACAaagaacagaaggagaaaagctGCCTCTGGTGTTTGAAGGAATCAGACAAGACTATGAGCAGATTGTCACGTCCCGATTTATCTAAGAGAGCTGGTATTTCCCGATATTTCTTAATACTCATCTTTCAAGAAATTAGTAGAGAAGGTGGTGAAAATAAGAGCAAAAGTATGAAAAGAGCCCATTAGATAACTATCTGAGATgtaaattgaaaagaaataagatatgTAAGGCACATCAAAGACTTGACCAAATATAAaagcattatattttatttaccctatttaaaatacttaaaattcaaaagaataataGGAAATTCTGTAACTCCTAATTGCTGCTGGCTGAGTAGATTAGCCTTAAAAGTGCTAAgattgaaaaacaaatgaaagaaattgtTTAATATGGTAGACAAAAGAGAATCAGTATAATATGACAATAAACATATTTATTCAGGAGAAGTAAAAAAGCTCAAAGAAGTGTTTCTGCAGATAAAAAGTTCTGATGGTCAGTAGGGATGGTTTAAACGACTTCAAGAGAAACATTATATATGAAATTTCAATGTCCAAAAGCCTGCTAGTTTTGATTAAAGAATGGAACTTGGCTAATTTCTTGGAAGACAGGCTACAAACCAATACTGTATTCTGTTCTGACAGTCCCAGAACCATAAGAGATTTCTTCAAGGCTAAGCTACCAGTACGGCTACCATATTCCATTCTAAGTGACTGTTTGTCTTGGAGCATATGTGAAGATATGCTTGTGGTGCAAAGGAATGCTTCTACAGGCACAGACTGGTATCACCACCTTGACTCTGGCAAAAATCCAAATTTGAAATGAAGCTGtagaattttatttccctttaaaataCTTGAGGTTTAAGGAATATAAAGACAAGACTTTTTGAAGAggttagtttttaaatttgtgctcCTTTACCAAGATAGGAAGATGTTTACATTTTATGGTGCTTACTCATAGTTTTTTTCAGGGTAAATGTCTCCAACCAAACCTCCTAATTTGATGTTTTACTGTATTTAATTTACTGTTTCCAATgagaccaaaaagaaaagttttctgtTCTCAGCATGTATTTTAATCTCTTATTCCCACAAACTTGAAGCATTGATTTAAAATTGGAGTTTTGTTTAAAACTTGGGATATGTATTTAATCTCTCATCCTTTTCCCTCCccaactgaaatggaaaaataaaattttatttattcaaggtAAGTTTATACatagctttacagaaaaaaaaattgagtaataTTAAGTATATGCAGATTGCTTGTTTCTAAAAACGTTATTGACTTATGTACCATGCATGTGTAAAATATCCTTTAAAGATAGGTATGATAGTAAATAGATcactataataatatttttaaaaagcgtTCTACCCGTGCATATGGCTTTGAACAGATTTCAGGTAGTTCTTGAATGAAACTCAAAGTTAGCTTAACAGTTGCCATTTATACGTTGCAttatataaagaacaaaaaagggaGTTCTTTAAGGACAGAAAATCAGCTAAAAAGCCTGTTGTGATGTTTATAATAATTCTGcaggtgggggtggcagggaTTCATTGAAATCTTGAGCAGAGTCAGGAGGAATAGAGAACTCCTGGCATTGAATCTCATTGTTGGAATCTTCCTGATTTTCCATAAAATCTAGTGGTGGCTGGGTCAAGTTAAGTGAGTCAGGGGGAGGCAGAAATGACTTTTTGGACTCAAAATTATCATCTTCACATGCTTGATTGGGATAGTCCAGAGATGGTGGGAGATCAATAGAATCATTTTGCAGAGGAGACAGAATTGTCgttgtgggtttttcagattGCTTGCCCTCCTGCTCTTCCAAATCAAGAAGGGGAGGTGGTGGAGGCAGATCTGCATCATCTGAAGAAGAAACAGCAGTGCCAATTGTTGATCCATCAGCACTCTCCTCTGATGTACCATTTAtttgatcttttattttctctgtcttgGGGTTATTTGGTTCTTCAATGTTTTCTCTTGATTCAAACAACTTAATTTCTAAGTCATCTGCTAAAAGTGTGTTTTTGCTTGGTTTCCAGGCCATAAGTGAAACAATTGATGTACGTTTTATAGGTGCTTCATTTTCTCTGATGTTATCCATACATATGTCAGGGGTTTCTCCATCAGCAAATGGAGACCTACCTGCCCAATTTTGATCATTTAAAACTGGTTTCCTCAAGCATTTCCAAAGTACAATCACGATTATAGCTACCAACATAGAAGTCAGAATTATACCAATTAATATAGCAGCTATTGAATTAGAATTAGTTTCACGTAGGGCCTTTTTGTTACTGGTAGATTTTTCTGTTGCTAGGATGAATCCTGGTGTAATCCTGGGTAAAATTTTGACAGTTGATGTTGGTTGTATGGGTAAATTATGAACAGTTGGTGGCACTGGTTTTCCAGAAGTGTGGGCAAATGATGGTTGTTGAGTGGAGGTGTAGACAGATGGTGGTGGTGTTCTAGTGGAAGTGTGGGCAGATGGTGGTAGTTTTCTGGCATGGGTAAACCCCGGTATTGCTGTTTGTTGGGAGGAGGTGTTGGCTATTGCTTTTGGTTGTCTGGTGACGTTATAGACAAATGAGTGTCCAACAGTGACTTCAGCAGGTGGTGTTGGTTGTCCAGAAGAAATGTTGTTGAATTGTGTTGGTTGCCCCAAAGGATTCACTGTtatattttgagaaatagctGAAACGTATGACTTTGATCTAAGTAGAGTAGACTGTGGCTGTTTCTCTGTTGTGATTGCTTGTGTCTCTGAGGAGAATGTATCAGTCAGATGTCcgcaaaagaaaattaagatgaaATGTTTGGAATCCATTTCAGAATGTTTCCCCTTACCGTTGGTTTtgtaatgaaagaaagaaagagataattaGGCATCATTTGGCATCTAGTTATATTtgacttttcattattttaatgcctgATACAAAGTAGGTAGGTACTGAAAAGTATTTATTATTCCTGAATTTAGAATTGATAAACTGTAGACTGGTATAAGCAACTCTTGAATATCCTCTAACTTATCATATGATATTTGAACCTTAGCACTACTATTTGAATAGCTCTTTGTAATACCATCTTCCTTTCATATTACTAGCACTAGCCCCTCTTTTTCTACCTGGCTCTTAAATATGGGTACTTGATTATCTGTCCTtagtcttttatctatttttctttgttcccGAGTCATAAGATTTCACCTATGACCTTTAAGTTATAACTCCCACACCTGTGCATCCAGCCCAAAtcttctttttagttttagtcccatttgtataacttcttgGTGAACATTTCCAGATATTTATCCCACTAACAACACACTCATCATATTTAAAACTGAATTCATCTTTACCTCAAAATGGGCTCATCTCTCAACTTCTATATTTCTGTTAATGATACCACCTTTGTAGGTTTCTTATTCATGGAGTCTGTTGCATTAGTTATCTTTATATCATTCTTAGGGTCTAGTACTGGGTCCTGTGTTTAgatctcatatttttaaaagattcaattCAACTCACAAGTCCTGGGCTCAGAAGCCTAGTGAATCTTTCAATCAGTTTGAGCCTGTCCTAACCAGTTAGTCAAGTAGTCCTGCTGctgcttttattgatttattgatgAACACATCATATTTGtgccacatgaaaaaaaataaaagatagttGCTGCCTTCGGGTTTTCCAGGTCCTAATGGTAGAAACAAATAggtattaataattataataatttgagaagttttctcacTTAGGTATGTAGAAGATGCACAAAGGAACTAACCTAATTTGGGAGGACTTCAGGGAAGGTTTCCCAGAGAATGTAAAATTTCAACTGAACCTTAAAAGATCTGTATGAGTTAATTAGGCAAACAAAATATTCCAGCCAGAGGGATTAACATGGGCACAGGAAAAGAAGGTATATATATCAGGCTGACAGGTAGGGCTTTTTGTGGTATGTGGTAAGGTACTAAAGCTTGAAGAGTTAAAATCTAGTTTTAATTCTACCATTTAACCTAAATAACCATGAGAACTAGTCACTATCTCTCCTGTTCTCAGTGAGCCCATCTCTAAATTTTCAGCTCTGAAGGTAAGATAATTATCTTGCACATCACCAAACACAATGGTAACTCTTCAGCATTTCTTAAtattaggaaaaagaaattctCAGGTATTAGATCCCATTGTATACGGTAGGTGAGACATGATTAGAAACTTAGTTTTTCATTGGTTTGAAGGCCAATCTGAGAGACACTTGATGTCCTTTTGCAAGGTACAATAAAAGATACAATAGATTTTTCAGCACAATTGAATATTTAATTGTTTACTCCTTGACTACTTCATATACAGTGATGATAAAGGACCTTATTTTCGTAAAAGAAAagacatgggtttttttttctatgttgtcTCTTCTGTTTTATTGTCTCTCTAATACTTCAAACCTAAACTTAAAATAGTTATCCTTTAAATTTTCCTGCACACTGCTGatggatttattttcttaaatgcacATATTATCAGGTTACTACTCTGCTTGAGGCTTCCcattgctttaaagaaaaaaccTCAATTCCTTAAGTGGTTACTTTTCTGTTTTGCTCCATTTGGTGTGAGTTCACCAGTTCAGACTCGGGTCTCATGATTAAAACTTCTTATCCAGCTAAATTGCACCGCTTACCCACCTTACTTACTTTCTAAAACACAcacttttacttatattttttacCCACCTAGAATCAGTTTTTTCCAAACCATCTCCTCCCTCTTCTTATCTAAACCATTTTTCAGATTGCAGCTTAAATTCCCCTTCCTGAACCAAGTTGTTTGTGACTTGACCACAGGCCAAAAAGATCAGCCCTTGTCTGAATACCCCTAGTTCTTATTGTCTTTTGATTCTTTAGAGAATTAATTGTGTATGtaattgtgtttgttttttattacttttcacattttctttttatttgcttcctcCCCTTCAAATAAGTTATTAAGAACATTGGAGAAGGCAAgaagaatagaagaaagaaaacaaataactcTCAAGAACATAATATGTACTTGATTTTCCTAAGTGTTTTACCTACTTTGTTCATCTAACCTTTAATGACTCTATGAAGAAGGTGGGGGTGTCCTTGAATTATAAATAGACAAATTCAAATGATTTGGATAATTTCCCCAAGATTGCATCACTCTTAGTGACAAATTAAGAATTTGTACCCAGAACCATCTGATTCCAAAGCATACACTCTCCTACCCTACACTATCTCATGTCTTTATATTTTGATGCTCTACAGCATAGTGCCTTAATGTTAGGGACTCAGCAAACATTTAACCTGTATTAGGCTTCTTGGTTCCTTTCCATTTCACTCTTCActttttattaatacttttatCAGAATGTAAGCAGAAAAGTTGAAATCTAAGtcaataatttctgtttttatccaCTTTGTAAAACTTTTGGTATAGATATAAGAATATGGATCATCTCTAGATGTTCATTTTCCATGCAATTCCTACCCACTATTCTTAAagattaccaaaaaaaaatgctttcactAGAAAACATTATTCTTCACAGTTTcattttagttaaaaaataaaataaaacccatctTTGCAAAGCAACATAAAGTGTAGGCTGTGAATTGCcttcagcaaaaaaaaagtttcctcttttgtgaCTTTGTTTAAAACAGAAACCGTATTGTTCCTCTTTTCAGTTAGCTAAAGAAGATATTAAAGAGGAAAAGAACCCAGACAGGAACATAATTATAAACCGAGTTTAGGTTTGTAAGATTAGTTTTGTTGAGTATATAACCTCTTTTGTTAGTAGGAAGGTGGCATGACCTTCAGTGTATACAATTTTCACTCATCATTTCAGAGTTAGTGATGTTAAAACCAAATTCTATTCTTGACCCATCCcacctctttctccctctcttcagtTAGCTGTCTACCCTCCTAGGATCTGCTACTTCAAAATGCTAGATTCTATGTTAGAATCCTGCTGTAGCAGTATAGAATAatccagaaaagtaaaaaaaaaaaaaaaaaaaagaataatccaGAAAAGAAGGAGCAAGATTTAAAAGAAGGATAAATAGGGAGTATAATAGGGAAGAAACTTCTTCTAGCTTAGAGGTACTAAGGCCAGAAAGTTGTTTAGCAAAGTATTTAAATGGTGTATACCTGGAGTATTTACATTGCTTTTGCAAGGAAAGAgagtagaaagaaagaacaatgtGTGGTAGGGAagtaaaaaggagaagaaagtttagaataagatgaaatgaaaggaaaatgcataacaaatacaagagaaaaaaaataaaaattatagtaagCAAACTGTATGGAAAAGGGGAAGGTCAGCTGACTAAAGAAGGTATTGAAAAGTGGGAAAGTTgataaaaagatgagaaaaagtgGGGGTTATGTGATTGTTAAGAAATTGGGAGGAAAGATTGAAGTGGATGAAAGAAGCAACCACAAAATGTTGCCTGTCACTGGCCTGTATTTGTGGGTATAGGAAATCTAT
Protein-coding sequences here:
- the EVI2B gene encoding protein EVI2B, with protein sequence MDSKHFILIFFCGHLTDTFSSETQAITTEKQPQSTLLRSKSYVSAISQNITVNPLGQPTQFNNISSGQPTPPAEVTVGHSFVYNVTRQPKAIANTSSQQTAIPGFTHARKLPPSAHTSTRTPPPSVYTSTQQPSFAHTSGKPVPPTVHNLPIQPTSTVKILPRITPGFILATEKSTSNKKALRETNSNSIAAILIGIILTSMLVAIIVIVLWKCLRKPVLNDQNWAGRSPFADGETPDICMDNIRENEAPIKRTSIVSLMAWKPSKNTLLADDLEIKLFESRENIEEPNNPKTEKIKDQINGTSEESADGSTIGTAVSSSDDADLPPPPPLLDLEEQEGKQSEKPTTTILSPLQNDSIDLPPSLDYPNQACEDDNFESKKSFLPPPDSLNLTQPPLDFMENQEDSNNEIQCQEFSIPPDSAQDFNESLPPPPAELL